One genomic window of Paeniglutamicibacter sp. Y32M11 includes the following:
- a CDS encoding APC family permease, with product MRGNREGTVEPKLQRRLGTSDAVMIGLGAMVGAGLFSAFTPAAAAAGSALLISLVLAAALAYANARSSAQLAARYPTSGGTYAYGREVLGQWPGFIAGWGFVVGKTASAAAMALTFATYVVPDVWVKPVAAAAVLLLVSVNYLGVTRTAVAARVIVSAVLALLAVIVVMILAGGPSRPDYVPGAGTGILGVLQGAGLLFFAFAGYARIATLGEEVRNPRTAIPRAIGIGLGIVVVLYAAVAAVLISVLGPGGIAQSTRPLATALGDSWASPLVQIAAALASLGALLALIAGLGRTAMAMARERDLPHALSAIHPRFSTPHRAELAVGAAVLLLIFFFDLGTAIGFSSFGVLVYYLIANIAAVKQPRAERLNPVWLGVSGAIGCAVLVVTLPTSAVIGGTVMFACGIGYRAIRLRAFG from the coding sequence ATGCGCGGTAATAGAGAAGGAACTGTCGAACCCAAACTTCAACGTCGATTGGGCACCTCTGACGCGGTCATGATCGGTCTCGGCGCGATGGTCGGGGCCGGGCTGTTTTCAGCGTTTACCCCAGCTGCCGCAGCGGCCGGTTCTGCGCTTCTCATCTCGCTGGTTCTTGCCGCAGCTTTGGCGTATGCCAACGCTCGCTCGAGCGCCCAGCTCGCGGCTCGTTACCCGACTTCCGGCGGCACGTATGCGTACGGGCGAGAGGTTTTGGGGCAGTGGCCGGGCTTCATTGCTGGCTGGGGATTTGTTGTCGGGAAAACAGCTTCTGCAGCAGCCATGGCGCTAACCTTTGCGACCTATGTGGTTCCCGATGTGTGGGTCAAACCAGTGGCCGCCGCTGCAGTGCTGCTGCTGGTGAGCGTTAACTATCTTGGTGTCACGCGAACGGCCGTTGCCGCACGCGTCATAGTTTCGGCAGTGCTGGCTCTTTTGGCCGTGATCGTGGTGATGATTCTGGCTGGCGGACCTTCGCGGCCAGACTATGTACCAGGGGCCGGAACTGGAATTCTCGGAGTGTTGCAAGGAGCAGGGCTGCTGTTCTTCGCCTTTGCTGGTTACGCGCGCATTGCGACACTTGGTGAGGAAGTCAGGAACCCACGCACGGCAATTCCTCGTGCCATCGGGATTGGGCTGGGAATAGTTGTGGTGCTCTATGCAGCGGTGGCCGCGGTGTTGATTAGTGTTTTGGGACCCGGAGGAATCGCTCAAAGTACCCGACCGTTGGCTACTGCACTAGGTGACTCGTGGGCCTCTCCGTTGGTCCAAATCGCTGCGGCGCTGGCGTCTCTGGGTGCGCTTTTAGCGTTGATAGCCGGGTTGGGGAGGACCGCGATGGCCATGGCTCGAGAGCGCGATTTACCTCATGCGTTGTCCGCCATCCACCCTCGTTTTTCAACACCGCACCGAGCCGAACTCGCCGTCGGAGCGGCAGTATTACTGCTGATCTTCTTCTTCGATTTGGGCACGGCCATCGGGTTCTCGTCCTTCGGGGTGCTGGTGTACTACTTGATCGCCAACATTGCGGCAGTTAAGCAGCCACGCGCTGAACGTTTGAATCCAGTCTGGTTGGGGGTCTCCGGCGCTATTGGCTGTGCCGTACTTGTGGTGACCCTTCCTACGAGTGCTGTCATCGGCGGAACTGTCATGTTTGCTTGTGGTATCGGATATCGAGCGATCCGATTACGAGCCTTCGGCTGA
- a CDS encoding FAD-binding oxidoreductase, with the protein MASTATPEHVVIVGAGFVGLSAAWYLQEEGVKVTVVDRGGVASGSSWGNAGWLTPALTLPIAEPSIFTNGLKMMFDPASPLYIPLKADAKLLRFLVGFAWHSTPKKWQEAMRVYSEIGTTGLDAFDEIAEGTGAGPGVAEKTTSADPFLTGFKSLKDREVLLHEFEMIHKTGGNVEFDLLTGDELRAIEPTLSDDVAAGVAIKNQRFLNPPKYMQSLAESVVARGGDIVGAFNVTDIRDNGTSVTVIGSEGRAMTADHVVMATGAWMNDLTKKFGVNVVVQAGRGYSFTVQPEVMPTHPIYFPSQRVACTPLGDRFRIAGTMEFRDVNHQLEPKRIEAIVAAAAPVYKGINWENRKEEWVGGRPCTADGLPLVGATRSPRVHVGGGHGMWGVALGPLTGKMLAAGIVGKEKPAVARHFNPLRKGF; encoded by the coding sequence ATGGCCAGCACAGCAACGCCAGAACATGTAGTTATTGTCGGTGCAGGCTTCGTCGGTCTGTCTGCGGCTTGGTACCTGCAAGAAGAGGGCGTTAAGGTCACCGTGGTTGACCGCGGCGGCGTGGCCTCGGGCTCTTCGTGGGGCAATGCTGGTTGGCTCACCCCGGCGCTGACCTTGCCGATTGCCGAACCGTCGATCTTCACCAACGGCTTGAAGATGATGTTCGACCCGGCCTCCCCGCTCTACATTCCGCTCAAGGCCGACGCCAAGCTACTGCGTTTCCTGGTGGGCTTCGCGTGGCACAGTACCCCGAAGAAGTGGCAGGAAGCCATGCGCGTCTACTCGGAGATCGGGACCACCGGTCTGGACGCCTTTGACGAGATCGCCGAAGGTACCGGCGCGGGCCCGGGAGTCGCTGAAAAAACCACGTCGGCCGACCCGTTCCTGACTGGCTTCAAATCACTGAAGGACCGCGAAGTCCTGTTGCACGAATTCGAGATGATTCATAAGACCGGAGGCAACGTCGAGTTCGACTTGCTCACTGGAGATGAGCTGCGCGCCATCGAGCCGACTCTCTCCGATGACGTAGCTGCCGGCGTTGCTATCAAGAATCAGCGCTTCCTTAACCCGCCGAAGTACATGCAGTCCCTGGCCGAATCCGTGGTGGCTCGCGGTGGCGACATCGTTGGCGCCTTCAACGTCACCGACATCCGTGACAACGGCACCTCGGTGACCGTCATTGGTTCCGAGGGTCGCGCGATGACCGCGGATCACGTGGTCATGGCCACCGGAGCCTGGATGAATGACTTGACCAAGAAGTTTGGTGTCAACGTTGTGGTGCAGGCCGGCCGTGGATACTCGTTCACGGTTCAGCCCGAGGTCATGCCGACGCATCCGATCTACTTCCCGTCCCAGCGTGTGGCCTGCACCCCGTTGGGCGATCGTTTCCGCATTGCGGGCACCATGGAATTCCGCGACGTCAACCACCAATTGGAGCCCAAGCGCATCGAGGCCATCGTGGCCGCCGCGGCCCCGGTTTACAAGGGCATCAATTGGGAAAACCGCAAGGAAGAATGGGTTGGCGGTCGTCCCTGCACCGCCGATGGACTGCCGCTGGTCGGCGCCACTCGTTCTCCGCGCGTTCATGTGGGCGGCGGCCATGGCATGTGGGGCGTCGCTCTTGGTCCGCTCACCGGCAAGATGCTGGCCGCCGGGATCGTCGGCAAGGAAAAGCCGGCCGTGGCGCGACACTTCAACCCCCTGCGTAAGGGCTTCTGA
- a CDS encoding exonuclease domain-containing protein codes for MNLGHFAVIDTETTGLFPGNHDRIAEIAVITMDRSGTVLDRWETLINPERDLGKQSLHGIRAKDILSAPRFTDIASELEWRLSGTIVVGHNLGFDARFLDAEFRRAGLTLPEFYLPRGLCTMQMAHEYLPGAGRSLQDCCDSFSIELRHAHSAGDDAEATAVLLARYMELDPDLGDWDFLLNEAAQTMWVPNPPRQLLKPTHRSTSASKEVHFVDRVVDRLPEISGPAEHQEYLALLDRALLDRQLSAHEQSALIALADELQISRPTIIELHSRYFSSVAATAWNDGLLTKIELEDLETIARLLRIPPAQFEVASRTKPRRSAVDSVVAASPRTVLKSGDLIVLTGDMTQPRSTIEAALESSGYIPHSAVTKKVKLLVAADPDTLSGKARKARAYGIPVVGEDFLWNQILNIPR; via the coding sequence ATGAACTTGGGGCACTTTGCAGTTATCGACACCGAAACCACAGGACTATTCCCTGGTAATCATGACCGCATCGCGGAAATTGCTGTCATCACCATGGACCGTTCCGGCACAGTTTTGGACCGCTGGGAAACCCTCATCAATCCAGAACGTGATCTGGGCAAGCAATCTCTCCATGGCATACGAGCCAAAGATATCCTCAGCGCTCCGCGGTTTACGGATATCGCTTCGGAACTCGAATGGCGACTGTCTGGAACGATTGTCGTCGGGCACAATCTCGGGTTCGATGCACGATTCCTTGACGCTGAATTCCGTCGCGCTGGGCTCACACTTCCAGAATTCTATTTACCCCGCGGTTTATGCACGATGCAGATGGCCCACGAATATCTCCCGGGCGCCGGGCGCTCCCTGCAGGACTGCTGCGATTCATTCAGCATCGAGTTGCGACATGCTCACAGCGCCGGGGACGATGCAGAAGCTACCGCGGTGCTCCTAGCAAGATATATGGAATTGGACCCCGATCTGGGCGACTGGGACTTTCTGCTCAACGAAGCGGCTCAGACCATGTGGGTTCCAAATCCTCCGCGGCAGCTGCTGAAACCCACACATAGGTCTACATCCGCTTCCAAGGAAGTTCATTTTGTTGATCGAGTTGTTGATCGGCTTCCCGAAATCAGCGGACCAGCTGAGCATCAGGAGTATTTGGCATTGTTGGACCGCGCGCTCCTGGATCGCCAACTCTCGGCACATGAGCAATCAGCGTTGATCGCATTGGCCGATGAACTGCAGATTAGCCGGCCAACCATCATCGAACTGCACTCCCGATACTTCTCATCCGTGGCAGCAACCGCATGGAACGATGGACTTCTCACCAAAATCGAACTCGAAGATCTAGAAACCATTGCCCGTCTGCTTCGGATTCCCCCAGCACAATTCGAAGTCGCTTCACGCACAAAACCACGTCGCAGCGCCGTCGATTCCGTAGTGGCGGCTTCGCCGCGGACGGTACTCAAATCCGGCGACCTAATCGTCCTCACCGGGGACATGACCCAACCCCGCAGCACCATCGAGGCGGCACTGGAATCCTCGGGATACATCCCCCATTCGGCCGTTACGAAGAAGGTCAAGCTACTCGTCGCGGCCGATCCGGACACCCTATCGGGAAAGGCACGCAAAGCCCGCGCCTACGGCATTCCAGTCGTTGGCGAAGACTTCTTGTGGAACCAAATCCTCAACATTCCTCGCTAA
- a CDS encoding SNF2-related protein, translated as MSSAAPMISSTTLIRNLVGPLSLDRGAAYATQGRVLDVDWVAPMSIVRASVLGSGGNIYRTAVHSQIRDGYLMPQHGICTCPVGSNCKHAAAALLAYMWGGSTEVEEIDPRAPWERTLLSLMGEDGTEKQDLEERTLGVQFELRPRTLHRYQAAAIAKIKGGDIPHTSKLELVLRPVQLNDKGRWVSGNLAWQHFRYTRTGGIPKLPFDFAYDPDQIEWFCALLQLNSFTAWNGTHLSVSDFLSPMLWEHLRTAAGLGVELRGPSAKSTIKVHEPVAIRTDVLTEGKKLRVRPLVDILPAEFNTDFIGSVADHGVFWWSATEGMKHVNLNLAPTRARIPPLLTGLLGTDKKVLIPANARENFEQEYLPKLAKASELSSVDHSIQVPTSMEPTMQLLLKHVLWSPENPRKRKEDKASVPGFELHWGYSYGDTLLPLRAQPTAGIERNTKAEMVLQREASAAMADFPAAFNSVFTNAHHHAVANITVITLTGVEAAHFINTALPALRRIKNLEVTVEGIAADYEELTADPLITISTENTESNDWFDLGVEVRIDGNNVPFTELFQALAHADQYLMLPDGKYFALDRPEYEQLRRLIEEARTLSDATADGSIRISKHQASLWEDLKDIATNVEASEAWKESAEGLTNIMTVKHAPVPAGINATLRPYQREGFEWLSFLYDNSLGGVLADDMGLGKTLQTLALIQHAKDHHDESTGPMPPFLVIAPTSVVSNWEAEARRFAPDLSSIYITETVRRGGVPLQDIAASVDIVITSYGLFRIDQDEYASTKFSGLILDEAQFVKNPTTQAAKQARDFPTPFKLAITGTPMENNLSELWSLFAVAAPGLFPTLKRFDETYRKPIEKDGDDEALKRLRRRIRPLMLRRTKELVATDLPEKQEQVLELDLSPKHRVIYQRHLQRERQKVLGMLEDMDKNRFAVFSSLTKLRQLSLDASLIDDEYSSVPSSKLDALLEQLEDLTSEGHNALVFSQFTSFLTKASDRLNAAGIEHAYLDGSTTKRAKVIESFTSGKVQVFLISLKAGGFGLNLTQADYCFLMDPWWNPASENQAVDRAHRIGQKRNVMVYRMVSKNTIEEKVMALKDKKAKLFTAVLDDDAAFASAISADDVRSLFAD; from the coding sequence ATGTCTTCCGCTGCACCCATGATCTCGTCGACCACCCTGATTCGAAATCTGGTCGGCCCCCTCAGCCTCGATCGCGGCGCAGCCTACGCGACTCAGGGACGGGTTCTGGACGTTGACTGGGTCGCACCGATGAGCATCGTGCGAGCCAGCGTCCTGGGATCGGGCGGAAACATTTACCGGACGGCCGTGCACTCCCAAATCCGCGACGGCTACTTGATGCCCCAACACGGCATTTGCACCTGCCCCGTGGGCTCAAACTGCAAACATGCTGCGGCTGCACTCTTGGCCTACATGTGGGGCGGATCCACTGAAGTCGAGGAAATCGACCCACGGGCCCCTTGGGAACGAACCCTGCTCTCGCTGATGGGCGAAGACGGCACCGAGAAGCAAGACCTCGAAGAACGCACACTAGGGGTTCAATTTGAGCTTCGTCCACGGACGCTGCACCGGTACCAGGCCGCAGCGATAGCGAAGATCAAGGGCGGGGATATCCCGCACACCTCAAAGCTTGAGTTGGTGCTGCGCCCCGTGCAGCTCAATGACAAGGGTCGCTGGGTCTCCGGCAATCTCGCATGGCAGCATTTTCGCTACACCCGAACCGGCGGCATCCCTAAATTGCCCTTCGATTTCGCCTACGACCCAGACCAGATTGAATGGTTCTGCGCCCTCTTGCAGCTAAACTCCTTCACCGCCTGGAACGGCACCCATCTCTCGGTAAGCGACTTCCTCTCCCCCATGCTGTGGGAGCACCTGCGCACGGCCGCCGGACTTGGCGTCGAGCTACGTGGACCATCGGCAAAATCCACCATCAAGGTACACGAGCCCGTCGCCATCAGGACCGATGTCCTCACCGAGGGCAAGAAGCTTCGCGTCCGCCCCCTCGTCGACATACTTCCCGCGGAATTCAATACCGACTTCATCGGCAGCGTCGCTGACCACGGAGTTTTCTGGTGGAGCGCTACCGAGGGCATGAAACATGTAAATCTCAATCTGGCACCGACCCGCGCACGTATCCCTCCGCTTCTGACCGGACTGCTCGGCACGGACAAAAAGGTACTCATCCCGGCCAACGCACGGGAGAATTTTGAGCAGGAATACCTCCCCAAATTAGCCAAGGCCTCCGAGCTCTCCTCAGTTGACCACTCCATCCAGGTACCAACCTCGATGGAACCGACCATGCAGCTGCTGCTTAAGCATGTCTTGTGGAGCCCCGAAAATCCACGTAAGCGCAAAGAGGACAAAGCCTCCGTTCCCGGATTTGAGCTGCACTGGGGCTATTCTTACGGCGACACCCTCCTACCGTTGCGCGCGCAGCCCACCGCTGGCATCGAGCGAAACACCAAGGCCGAAATGGTACTGCAGCGCGAGGCAAGCGCCGCCATGGCCGACTTCCCGGCTGCCTTCAATTCGGTGTTCACCAACGCGCACCACCATGCTGTTGCCAACATCACCGTCATTACCTTGACCGGAGTCGAGGCGGCACACTTCATCAACACCGCGCTGCCCGCCCTGCGTCGCATCAAGAATTTGGAAGTCACCGTCGAGGGTATAGCCGCGGATTATGAGGAACTCACTGCCGACCCATTGATCACCATCTCCACGGAAAACACCGAATCGAATGACTGGTTCGATCTTGGTGTGGAGGTACGCATCGATGGGAACAATGTTCCGTTCACCGAGCTGTTCCAAGCCCTGGCGCACGCGGATCAATACCTCATGCTGCCCGACGGGAAGTACTTTGCGCTGGACCGCCCGGAATACGAGCAGTTGCGCCGGCTCATCGAGGAGGCGCGCACGCTCTCGGATGCGACCGCGGACGGAAGCATCCGAATTTCCAAGCATCAGGCATCCCTTTGGGAGGACCTCAAAGACATCGCCACCAACGTGGAGGCCTCCGAAGCGTGGAAGGAATCCGCCGAGGGACTGACGAACATCATGACCGTCAAGCATGCCCCGGTGCCGGCTGGCATCAATGCCACGCTGCGTCCATACCAGCGCGAGGGCTTCGAATGGCTATCCTTCCTCTACGACAATTCACTCGGCGGAGTGCTCGCAGATGACATGGGACTGGGCAAAACCTTGCAGACGCTGGCACTCATCCAGCATGCCAAGGACCACCACGACGAGTCCACGGGACCGATGCCGCCGTTCTTGGTCATCGCCCCGACCTCCGTCGTCTCGAACTGGGAAGCCGAAGCCAGACGCTTCGCCCCGGACCTGAGCAGCATCTACATCACCGAAACGGTCCGCCGCGGTGGTGTCCCGTTGCAAGATATCGCGGCAAGCGTGGATATCGTCATCACCTCCTACGGCCTGTTCCGCATCGATCAGGACGAATACGCTTCCACCAAGTTCTCGGGGCTGATCCTCGATGAGGCGCAGTTCGTGAAGAACCCAACGACTCAGGCTGCCAAGCAGGCTCGCGACTTCCCCACACCCTTCAAGCTGGCCATCACCGGCACTCCGATGGAGAACAACCTCTCCGAGCTTTGGTCCTTGTTTGCCGTTGCTGCGCCGGGGCTTTTCCCCACGCTTAAGCGCTTTGACGAGACTTACCGGAAACCCATCGAGAAGGACGGAGACGACGAGGCCCTGAAGCGCCTACGCCGCCGTATCCGTCCGCTCATGCTGCGCCGCACCAAGGAATTGGTGGCCACCGACCTGCCGGAGAAACAAGAGCAGGTTCTTGAGCTTGATCTCAGCCCCAAACATCGCGTGATCTACCAGCGCCATCTGCAGCGCGAGCGCCAGAAGGTGCTGGGAATGCTCGAAGACATGGACAAGAATCGCTTCGCCGTGTTCTCGTCGCTCACCAAGCTGCGCCAGCTTTCGCTGGATGCCTCACTCATCGACGACGAGTACTCCTCGGTGCCCAGCAGCAAGCTTGATGCCCTGCTTGAACAACTCGAGGATCTCACCTCCGAGGGCCACAATGCCCTAGTTTTCAGCCAGTTCACTTCCTTCCTCACCAAGGCCAGTGATCGTCTCAACGCGGCAGGAATCGAGCACGCCTATCTTGATGGGTCCACCACCAAGCGTGCCAAGGTTATCGAGTCCTTTACCTCCGGGAAGGTTCAGGTGTTCCTGATCTCGCTGAAAGCCGGCGGATTCGGCCTAAACCTCACCCAGGCTGATTACTGCTTCCTCATGGACCCGTGGTGGAACCCTGCCTCGGAGAACCAAGCCGTCGACCGCGCCCACCGCATCGGGCAGAAGCGCAACGTCATGGTCTACCGCATGGTCTCCAAGAACACCATCGAAGAAAAGGTCATGGCGTTGAAGGACAAGAAGGCCAAGCTCTTCACCGCGGTGCTCGACGATGACGCGGCGTTCGCCTCCGCGATCAGCGCCGATGACGTGCGCTCGCTCTTCGCCGACTAA
- a CDS encoding SDR family oxidoreductase codes for MRTYVVTGSASGIGAATAELLRERGHKVIGVDLRNAEVNADLSTAAGRASAIADTLLASAGKIDAVIAAAGVSAPKAFTVAVNFFGVTAFLEGLLPALSASSAPRVAVVSSMASLQVNSEALVEALMAGDETEALRIGGELEAAGPRTGYLNYPSSKRAISRWIRRECITEAWAGAGIPLNAVAPGTVITNMTRELLATEEGRKMADDNVPMPLNYHSEAVVIARMLAWLTSEENTHVTGQTIYIDGGADATLRGDDIWSK; via the coding sequence ATGAGAACGTATGTCGTCACAGGATCCGCTTCTGGCATTGGCGCTGCAACCGCCGAACTACTTCGCGAGCGCGGCCACAAAGTTATCGGTGTGGACCTTCGGAACGCCGAAGTGAACGCCGATCTTTCCACCGCGGCCGGACGTGCAAGCGCCATTGCCGACACCTTGCTTGCCAGTGCTGGAAAGATCGATGCGGTCATCGCCGCAGCAGGTGTCTCCGCACCCAAGGCGTTCACCGTCGCGGTCAACTTCTTCGGTGTAACGGCGTTCCTCGAAGGCCTATTGCCCGCACTCTCCGCATCGTCCGCCCCGCGGGTTGCCGTCGTTTCCTCTATGGCTTCCCTGCAGGTGAATTCCGAAGCGCTGGTCGAGGCGCTGATGGCCGGCGACGAGACCGAGGCTCTCCGCATTGGTGGCGAGCTGGAAGCTGCGGGACCGCGCACCGGCTACCTGAACTACCCATCATCGAAACGCGCGATTTCCCGCTGGATCCGCCGCGAATGCATCACCGAGGCATGGGCGGGTGCGGGAATTCCACTTAATGCGGTGGCGCCCGGAACCGTCATTACCAATATGACCCGTGAATTGCTGGCCACCGAAGAGGGCCGCAAGATGGCTGACGACAATGTGCCGATGCCGCTGAACTACCACTCCGAGGCAGTGGTGATTGCCCGCATGCTGGCCTGGCTGACGAGCGAGGAGAATACTCATGTCACCGGTCAAACGATTTACATTGACGGCGGCGCGGACGCAACGCTGCGCGGGGATGACATCTGGTCAAAGTAG
- a CDS encoding malonic semialdehyde reductase encodes MSIEAVTNVYDQLAIDKDTADKLFLEARTANTFSNDEVSEETLEAIYELTKMGPTMMNNQPLRITWVKSAEAREAVVGQMMEMNRPKSLSAPALAVLSYDADWHEQFPVFFPHAAERKAMFDGDATMRAEIAKNNAWMQAGYFIMSVRAAGLHAGPMGGFDAAGVDGVINEGSANHAFLIVNVGTPGENPWFDRLPRLDTEMATRSI; translated from the coding sequence ATGAGCATTGAAGCTGTCACAAACGTGTACGACCAGCTAGCCATCGACAAAGACACGGCAGACAAGCTGTTCCTTGAGGCCCGTACCGCCAATACTTTTTCGAACGACGAAGTCTCCGAAGAGACCCTTGAAGCCATTTATGAGCTCACCAAAATGGGCCCGACGATGATGAATAATCAGCCGCTGCGCATCACCTGGGTTAAGAGTGCAGAAGCCCGCGAGGCAGTTGTTGGCCAGATGATGGAAATGAATCGGCCCAAGTCCCTATCGGCACCCGCGCTGGCGGTGCTGAGCTATGACGCCGACTGGCACGAACAGTTCCCCGTGTTCTTCCCACACGCGGCCGAGCGCAAAGCGATGTTTGACGGCGATGCCACGATGCGAGCCGAAATCGCCAAAAACAACGCATGGATGCAGGCCGGATACTTCATCATGTCCGTCCGCGCTGCGGGCCTGCATGCCGGCCCCATGGGTGGATTTGACGCGGCTGGAGTGGACGGCGTTATCAACGAGGGATCGGCCAATCACGCCTTCCTGATTGTCAATGTGGGCACTCCGGGAGAAAACCCCTGGTTTGACCGGTTGCCGCGCCTTGATACTGAAATGGCCACCCGCAGTATCTAG
- a CDS encoding response regulator transcription factor: MRQALKIIIEAAPGFHWMGEATNGIEAVDFCVGNSPDVILMDMQMPRMDGVEATGIITTNYPGIGILAITAFSSEEFLVPALRAGAAGYLVKDAEPTEILGAIQAVHDGNAAISASVSQDLIRAIRDAHEVKSNNANRHGTMALSDRELEVLRLLARGLNNPEIAATLHLSEATVKAHLSRAMAKFGVRDRVQLLIRATQLGLVELHMD, translated from the coding sequence ATGCGCCAAGCCCTGAAAATTATTATCGAGGCCGCCCCCGGATTCCACTGGATGGGGGAGGCAACCAACGGCATTGAGGCTGTTGATTTTTGCGTGGGAAACTCCCCCGATGTCATTTTGATGGACATGCAGATGCCACGCATGGACGGCGTAGAAGCCACCGGAATCATTACAACCAATTATCCTGGCATCGGAATTCTGGCCATCACAGCTTTCTCTTCCGAGGAATTCCTCGTTCCCGCACTGCGCGCGGGGGCAGCTGGCTATCTCGTAAAAGACGCTGAACCCACGGAGATTCTCGGAGCCATTCAAGCGGTACACGATGGAAACGCAGCCATTTCGGCTTCGGTCTCACAGGACCTTATTCGTGCTATTCGTGACGCGCATGAGGTCAAGTCGAACAATGCCAATCGTCATGGCACGATGGCGCTCTCGGACCGAGAGCTAGAAGTTCTACGATTGCTAGCGAGGGGTTTGAACAACCCTGAGATCGCCGCCACGCTGCACCTTTCCGAGGCAACCGTCAAGGCTCATCTGAGCCGTGCCATGGCCAAATTCGGCGTTCGCGACAGGGTTCAACTCTTGATCCGCGCCACCCAGCTCGGACTTGTTGAATTGCACATGGATTAG
- a CDS encoding sensor histidine kinase yields MKLSRSPLTVNELSSAPLGRTILLIASGIVALLLITDVVSLLSEADPAQQMVRATEVMVSGAFTLALGLLWVRTRIAVVASVLAMILALVVGKYLFALLVVPLLLGLVTLTQTRKFSFRYFLVTLAWSISIVVVRSYDVGFLILLIPLLAAAYFVALFARKYQEQREADRKRIEDLRIKQQEAVDAERKAIARDLHDIVAHDITVISMQAKAAGFSGDPAVAQAALKVIGATSREALQDLRVMLNVLRKDGPATRVDGSLVDSAGNAASSLEILIGVEVFAERLVDLGHPTETKVDPKLASLPQSAQTALYRVLQESTTNIVKHAEPDAPCRIEALVVGNRIWLEVANALPRLSTDQGFGSGGHSSGIVGMSDRMATFGGTLSAQRVRGDWVVRAELPASTLGMGKGHHVEQTGGQRI; encoded by the coding sequence GTGAAACTATCTCGTTCTCCACTGACCGTAAACGAATTATCGTCCGCTCCGTTAGGACGGACGATTCTTCTCATTGCCAGCGGTATTGTTGCGTTGTTGCTCATCACCGATGTGGTGAGTCTGCTCAGCGAAGCTGATCCTGCGCAGCAAATGGTTCGGGCAACGGAAGTTATGGTTAGCGGGGCCTTCACTCTGGCTCTGGGGCTGCTGTGGGTGAGGACACGGATAGCTGTCGTAGCGTCAGTTCTGGCCATGATCTTGGCCTTGGTCGTGGGTAAGTACCTTTTCGCCCTGCTTGTGGTTCCACTCCTACTGGGCTTGGTGACGTTGACCCAAACCCGGAAATTCTCATTTAGATACTTTTTAGTGACGCTGGCTTGGTCAATTTCCATCGTTGTGGTGCGTTCGTACGACGTTGGATTCTTGATCCTCCTGATCCCGTTGTTGGCCGCTGCATACTTCGTCGCGCTTTTCGCACGAAAATATCAGGAACAACGCGAAGCGGACCGGAAGCGCATCGAAGACCTGCGAATCAAGCAGCAAGAAGCAGTTGACGCAGAGCGCAAGGCCATCGCGCGGGACCTTCATGACATCGTGGCGCATGACATCACCGTCATTTCTATGCAGGCCAAGGCCGCGGGATTCTCGGGTGATCCCGCGGTGGCCCAGGCAGCCCTCAAAGTTATTGGAGCAACCTCAAGGGAAGCCCTGCAGGATTTGCGGGTCATGCTCAATGTTCTGCGCAAAGACGGCCCAGCCACGCGTGTGGATGGATCGCTCGTCGATTCGGCAGGAAACGCGGCCAGCAGTCTGGAGATCCTGATTGGTGTTGAGGTTTTTGCCGAACGTTTGGTGGACCTAGGGCATCCCACCGAAACCAAGGTTGACCCTAAGCTTGCCTCGCTGCCGCAATCCGCGCAGACGGCGTTGTATCGGGTGTTGCAGGAATCCACGACAAACATCGTCAAACATGCTGAACCGGATGCTCCGTGCCGGATCGAAGCGTTGGTGGTCGGAAACCGCATTTGGCTGGAAGTTGCGAACGCGTTGCCCCGACTAAGCACAGATCAAGGCTTCGGCAGCGGTGGACATAGCTCGGGGATAGTTGGAATGTCCGACAGGATGGCAACTTTCGGAGGCACGCTTTCGGCTCAACGTGTTCGCGGTGATTGGGTAGTGCGCGCGGAATTACCCGCAAGTACGTTGGGAATGGGCAAGGGGCACCATGTGGAGCAAACGGGCGGGCAACGCATTTAG